The stretch of DNA ATCCAGAACATCAAACGCTGGTGGCGCGTTCCGACGCTCCAGAAGTCGATGAGGATGATGCGCAGGCCGTTGAGCGCGTGGAAGCCGATCGCGGCGACGAGCGCCAGCTCGCCGAGCCCCATGATCGGGTTCTTGTAGGTCGACATGACCGCGTTGTACGCCTCGGGGCTGACGCGGACCAGTGCCGTGTCGAGGATGTGCACGAGGAGGAAGAAGTAGATCGCCACACCGGTGACACGGTGCAGCACCCACGACCACATGCCCTCGCGTCCGCGGTACACCGTGCCGGCGGGGCGCCTCGGCAATGAGAAGCGCTTACCGGCGGTACGGGTGGGACGGAGTTTCGACGGCGTGGGTGCGGGGAGATCGGTGCTTTTCAGCGACACGAGCGGATTCCCACCTTTGGACTGGCCGAACAGATTGGGGCAAGTCTAGTCCGCCTTTTCGACACCGAGGGCCGGGCGCAGGCGGCGGTCAGCGTGCGGCAGCCGCGGCGAGGGCGGTGCGCTCCCGCACGACCTGCTCGTAGTGCTCGAGCAGTTCGGCGCACACCGCGTCCCACGACCGGTCGAGCACGCGCCGCCGCCCGGCCTCGCCCATGCGGGCGCGCTGCTCGGCGTCGCCGACGAGGGCCTCGACCGCACCCCGGAAGCCGCTGCGCTCCCCGGGCTCGAACAGCGCGCCGTCGACGCCGCTGTCGACGAGATCGATGGGGCCGCCCGAGCGGGGGGCGACGACCGGCAGTCCGCTGGCGTGCGCCTCCTGCAGGGTCTGCCCGAACGTCTCCTCGCAGCCGGTGTGCACGAACACGTCGAACGCGGCGTACGCGTCGGCGAGGTCGTCGCCCGATCGTCGTCCGAGGAAGGTCACCGGCATGCCGCGCAGCGCCTTCGTCACCGCGGGGGTCGCCGGGCCGTCGCCGACGATCGCGAACCGCGTGTTCGGCAGTCCCTTGAGGTCGCGGATGCGTTCGACCTGCTTCTCGGGGGCGATGCGTCCGACGTAGCCGACGACGGTCTCGCCGCCCGGCGACAGTCGGGCCCGCAGCTCGCGGGCGCCCGCCCGATCGCGGTTGCGCGGGTGGTATCGGTCGATGTCCACACCGCGACCCCAGCGTGCCAGGCGCGGGATGCCCGCGGCGAGGCAGTCGGCCAGCGCGGCCGAACTCGGCACCAGGGTGCGGTCGGCCTGTTCGTGCATGCGACGCACCAGCTGCCAGGCGAGCGGAGCGGTGAGGCCCAGCCGGTTGCGCTTCGCGAACCCCGCGATGTCGGTCTGATAGATCGCGACCGCGGGCAGTCCGCGCCGCCTCGCCGCCGACAGGGCGCGGGCGCCCAGCAGGAACGGGCTCGCGACGTGCAGCACGTCGGGGGCGAATTCGTCGAGCACACGATCGACCTGCAGGCTCGGCAGCCCAACCGGGAACTGGCGGTAGGCCACCGCCGGGACCTGGAAGACGGGGAATCCCCGGTAGTGCGACGGTGATCCGGCGTGCGGACTGATGACCACTGCGTCGTGTCCGTTGTCCGCGAGGTGATCGAGTACCCGGCAGACACTCGTGGTCACCCCGTTCACGGTGGGGAGGAAGCTCTCGCTGACGACCGCGACCCTCATGTCCCGCACGCTACGGCGGCCGTCCCCACGGTTCGGCGACCGGCCGTCGACGTGCAGGTGAAGGACTGGGGTCGATCAGGTGCGCGGCTAGGCTCGCTGGCATGAGCGAGAGCACCATCCACTGGCACGGTCGAGGCACGGAGCCCGAGGCGATCGAGCGCTTCTACTCGGTGATCCCCGCCGGTGGGATCGGGTCCCGCCTCTGGCCGCTCTCGCGTGCGGCGACGCCGAAGTTCCTGCACGACCTCACCGGCTCGGGGCAGACGCTGCTGCGCGACACCTGGAACCGGCTCGCCCCGATCTCGGGCTCCGAGCGCATCATGGTCGTCACCGGACGCGCCCACCGCGCGGCCGTCGAGAAGCAGCTGCCCGAGCTCGAAGACCTGAACGTCGTCCTCGAAAGCGAGGGCAAGGACTCCTCCGCCGCGATCGGGCTCGCCGCCGCAATCCTCGAGAAGCGCGAGCCGGGCGTCATCATCGGCTCCTTCGCGGCCGACCACGTCATCGGCGACACCCGCCGGTTCCGTCAGGCGGTCGTCGAAGCCGTCGCGCTCGCCGACGCCGGCTACATCGCCACCATCGGCATCCAGCCGACCGAGCCCGCGATCGGCTTCGGCTACATTCGCTGCGGCGAGCCGATCGGATCGAAGAGCGCCCCGAGCGCCATGGCGGTCAAGGGCTTCGTCGAGAAGCCGTCGCTCGAGACGGCGAAGAAGTACCTGAAGTCGGGCGACTACCTGTGGAACGCCGGCATGTTCATCGCCCGCGCCGACCGGCTGCTCGAGCAGCTCGGCAAGACCCAGCCCGCGCTGCTCGAAGGACTGCGGACGCTCGCCGACGCGTGGGACACCCCCGAGCGCGGCGCCGTCGTCGACCAGGTGTGGCCGACGCTCACCAAGATCGCCATCGACTACTCGGTCGCCGAGCCGTCGGCGAAGGAGGGGCTCCTCGCGGTCGTGCCGGGCGACTTCGACTGGGACGACGTGGGCGACTTCGCGTCGCTCGCGAAGCTGCAGTCCGGCGGTCGCAAGAGCGACCTCGCGATCCTCGGCGAGCACGCGCGGGTCCTCGCCGACTCGTCGAGCGGCATCGTCGTGAGTGAGAGCCAGCGCCTCATCACCCTCATCGGCGTCGAGGACATCGTCGTCGTCGACACCCCCGACGCGCTCCTCGTCACCACGTCCGAGCATGCGCAGCGGGTCAAGTCGGTCGTCGACGCGTTGAAACTGTCGGGGCGCACCGACGTCCTCTGAGCTCGCTCCGCGTGAGAGCGACCCGATCGTTACCTTCGCAGGCTGAGCGTCGCGCTAGCGTTTTCTGCATGTCGCGTCGTATCGCCTCCTCCGTGACCGCCCTCGCGGTCGTGCTCGCCCTCGCCGCCTGCGCGCCCGCCCCCGAACAGACGGAAGGGGCCGGATCGAGCGACTACTGCGCCCGCATGGTCACCAACTCCGGCGGGCTCGAGGACCGGTCGTTCAACCAGACCAGCTGGGCCGGCATGGAGAAGGCCTCCGAAGAGTTCGGAGTCGACGCCGAGGTGCTCGTCTCGACCGGCGAAACCGACCTCGCCCCCAACGTCGCGCAGGCGGTCGAATCGGGTTGCGGATTCGTGCTCACCGTCGGATACGAGCTCGCCGCGGCGACCACGGACGCCGCCGCCGACAACCCCGACGTGCACTTCGCGATCGTCGACGAGGTCGCAGAAGGCGACAACGTCAAGCCGATCATCTTCGACACCGCGCAGGCCTCCTACCTCGCGGGCTACCTCGCCGCCGGCGTCAGCAAGACCGGCGTCGTCGGCACCTTCGGCGGCGGCAACCAGCCCCCCGTCACCCTGTTCATGGACGGCTTCGTCGACGGCGTCGCGAAGTACAACGAGGTGCACGGCACCGCGGTGCGGGTGCTCGGCTGGGACAAAGCCGCCCAGGACGGCACCTTCACCGGCGACTTCGAAGACGTCAACAAGGGCAAGACCGTCACCCAGGGGCTCATCGACCAGGGAGCGGACGTCATCCTCCCGGTCGCCGGCCAGGTCGGCGAAGGCGCGGCGGCCGCGGCCCTCGAGGCGGGCGGCGTCTCGCTGATCTGGGTCGACAACGACGGCTACGACACCCTCCCCGAGCAGTATCGGCCCATCCTGCTGACGAGTGTCCTGAAGGACACCGAGCAGGCCGTCGTCGACATCGTCGGGGCCGACATCGACGGCGACTTCTCATCCGACCCGTTCATCGGCACCCTCGAGAACGGCGGCGTCGGCATCGCCGACTACCACGACCTCGCCGGAGCGGTGAGCGCCGAACTGCAGGCCGAGATCGACCAGCTCCGCGCCGACATCGTCAGCGGCACGATCGTGGTCGAGTCGCCCTCGACCCCCTGACCGTCCACCCTCCACCACGAACGCCCCGCGAGCCCCTCGCGGGGCGTCCTCGTTTCGGCGCGGTTACGGCGGAGTCGCATCTTCATAACGGATGCGTCTCGCGTCGCTTTCCAGCCCGGACGCGGGCCGTAACCGTGTGTAACGTGAAAGCACGGACGGTCGGCCCGCGATCGCGCGAGCAGTCCGCCGACTTCTCTCCGGCGCACCCCGCCGGCAGCAATTTCTGGAGGACATCACAGTGAAGATCAGCTCCCGCAGAGGGATCGCCGGCATCACCGCCGTCGGCGTCGCCGCCCTCGTTCTCGCCGGTTGTGCGCCCGCACCCGAAGAGACGGAAGGCGCGGCCGAGGCCAGCGACTTCCTGCCCTGCATGGTTTCGGACTTCGGTGGATTCGACGACAAGTCGTTCAACCAGGCCGGCCTCGAGGGCCTCACCAACGCGGCGTCCGAGCTCGGTGTCGAGCCCATCACCGTGCAGTCCGACGCCGAGACCGACTACGGCCCCAACATCGAGAGCATGGTCGCTCAGGGCTGCAACCTGATCGTCACCGTCGGCTTCGCGCTCTCCGCTGCGACGCTCGAGGCGGCCGAAGCCAACTCCGACGTCGAATTCGCCCTCATCGACGACGCGGCCGACGCCGACTTCGACGGCACCCCCGACTTCGACAACACGAAGCCGATCATCTTCGACACCGCCCAGTCGGCGTTCCTCGCCGGCTACGCGGCCGCGAGCTACACCAAGTCCGGCACCGTCGCGACCTGGGGTGGCCAGAACTTCCCGACCGTCACCATCTTCATGGACGGTTTCGCTCAGGGAGTCGCGTACTACAACGAGCAGAAGGGCGCGGCGGTCAAGGTCCTCGGCTACGACCCGGCGACCCCCGACACCGCGACCTTCACCGGTGGGTTCGAGGCGAACGACGTCGCCAAGAGCACGGCGCAGAACTTCATCGATCAGGGCGCTGACATCCTGCTCCCCGTCGGTGGACCGATCTACCAGAGCGCCGTCGCGGCGATCGAGGACTCCGGCAAGGAGATCGCCCTCGTCGGCGTCGACTCCGACTTCTACGAGTCCGACCCCACCACCCAGCCCTACGTGCTGACCTCGATCCTCAAGGGCATCGCGTCGGCGACCGAGTCGGTCGTCCTCGCCGCCGCCGAGGGTGACTTCAGCAACGAGGCCTACGTCGGAACTCTCGAGAACGACGGAGTCGGGCTCGCCCCGTTCCACGACTTCGAGTCGCTCGTCTCGCCCGACCTGCAGGGTGAGCTCGACGCCCTGCGCGAGCAGATCATCAGCGGCGACATCACGGTCAACTCCTACCTGGGCTGACCCGCAGCACCGCACGGGAACGGGGAGGACGGCGACAGCCGGCCTCCCCGTTCTCTCGTGCGTCGAGCGTCGATTAGGTTGTTACGAAGCCCATCATGAAAGGCAAGCGGACCCCGTGAAACTCGAACTCCGCGGCATCACCAAGCGCTTCGGCTCGCTGACCGCCAATGACGCCATCTCGCTCACCGTCGAGCCGGGAGAGATCCACGCCCTGTTGGGTGAGAACGGCGCCGGCAAGTCGACCCTGATGAACGTCCTCTACGGGCTGTACCAGGCCGACGAGGGCGAGATCCTGCTCGACGACGTCGCGCAAGCCTTCGCGGGACCCGGCGACGCGATGAACGCCGGCATCGGCATGGTCCACCAGCACTTCATGCTCATCCCCGTCTTCACCGTCGCCGAAAACGTCTCGCTCGGTCACGAGCAGACGAAGGCCGGCGGACGCCTCGACCTGGCCGCGGCCCGCGCGAAGGTGCGCGAGATCTCGGCCCGCTTCGGCTTCGACATCGACCCCGACGCCCTCATCGAGGACCTGCCCGTCGGTGTGCAGCAGCGGGTCGAGATCATCAAGGCGCTGTCCCGCGACGCGAAGGTGCTCGTCTTCGACGAGCCGACCGCGGTGCTGACCCCGCAGGAGACCGACGAGCTGATCGCGATCATGCGCCAGCTGAAGGCGGCGGGCACCTCGATCGTGTTCATCTCGCACAAGCTGCGCGAGGTGCGCGAGATCGCGGACCGGGTCACGGTCATCCGCCTCGGCAAGGTGGTGGGGGAGGCGTCTCCGTCGTCGACGAACGCGGAACTCGCTTCGCTGATGGTCGGCCGCAACGTCGAGCTCACCGTGCACAAGGACCCGGCGACGCCGGGGGACGCCGCCCTCGTCGTCGACGACCTGTCGGTCATCGACCCGCGCGGGCAGATCGTCGTGAAGGGCGTCAGCTTCGAGGTGCGGCGCGGCGAGATCCTCGCCATCGCAGGCGTCCAGGGCAACGGCCAGACCGAGCTCACCGAAGCCCTGCTCGGGCTGCAGCCGAAGGTGACCGGCACCATCAGCCTCGACGGGATCCCGATCACCGGGCTCTCGGTGCGCAAGGTGCTCGACGCCGGCGTCGGCTTCGTGCCCGAGGATCGCAAGGAAGACGGCCTCGTCGCCGAGTTCAGCATCGCCGAGAACCTCATGCTCGACCGCTCGGAGGGGCAGCCGTTCGTCAAGGCGGGGGCCCTGCAGCTCGGATACCTGAACCAGTTCGCCCAGGAGAAGAAGGGCGAGTTCGACATCCGCGCGCAGAGCGTCGAGACCCATGTCGGCCGCCTCTCCGGCGGCAACCAGCAGAAGGTCGTCCTCGCGCGCGAGCTCAGCCGCGAACTCCGCCTCTTCGTGGCCGCGCAGCCCACTCGAGGGCTCGACGTGGGCTCCATCGAATTCGTACACACCCGGATCGTCGAGACCCGTGACGCCGGCACCCCGGTCATCGTGGTCTCGACCGAGCTCGACGAGGTCGTCGCGCTCGCGGACAGGATCGCCGTCATGTACCGCGGAACCATCGTCGGCATCGTGCCCGGCGACACCCCGCGCGACGTGCTCGGCCTCATGATGGCGGGCGAGAACCCGCTGGAGGGAACCGCAGCGTGAGCGACGACAAGTCTCCCCGTCCCGGGTCGACCGAACGCGTGACGACCGGCCAGGAGCAGCTGCCCCCGGTCACGAGCGAGGCGAAGCTCGCCGACGCCGCCGACGACAAGCGCGAACCGTTCTGGAACCGGATCCTGCGCGAGATCACCACCGGCAGCGTCGCGATCTCGGTGCTCGCCGTCGTGCTCGCACTGCTGATCGGCGGCATCCTCATCGCGGTGACCGACGAGGACGTGCAGAGCGCCGCCGGGTACTTCTTCTCGCGGCCGACCGACATGCTCTCCGCCATCTGGGATGCCGTCGCGGGCGCATACTCGGCGCTGTTCCAGGGGTCGATCTACAACTTCCGTCGCCCCGGCTTCGCCGACGGCATCCGTCCGTTCACCGAGACGCTGACCTTCGCGACGCCGCTCATCGTTGCGGGCCTCGGCGTCGCGATGGCGTTCCGCGTGGGTCTGTTCAACATCGGTGGTCGCGGTCAGATGCTCGTCGCGGCGGCCGCCGCCGGATACGTCGCGTTCGCGTTCGACCTGCCCTACGGCATCCACCTGATCGTCGCGATCGGCGCCGGTCTGCTCGCCGGTGCGATCTGGGGCGGACTCGCGGGTCTGCTGAAGGCCCGCACCGGTGCGCACGAGGTGATCGTCACGATCATGCTCAACTACGTCGCGTTCTATCTGATCTCGTTCCTGCTGCGCACGCCGGGTGCGCTTCAGGCGCCGGGCAGCAACAACCCCAAGACGCCGCCGATGAAGGACACGGCGATCTTCCCCGACCTGTTCGCGGGCTACAACCTGCACGCCGGGTTCATCTTCGCGATCGCGGCGACGGTGTTCGTCTGGTACCTTCTCGACCGGTCGAGCCTCGGCTTCAAGTTCCGCGCCGTCGGTGAGAACCCGAACGCGGCGCGCGTCGCCGGCATCAACGTCAAGAACGTTTACGTATGGGCGATGGCGATCTCCGGCGCCCTCATCGGCCTCGCCGGTGTCGCCCAGGTGCTCGGCACCGTGACCACCGGCTTCAGCGCCGGCATCGACGCCGGCATCGGCTTCGACGCCATCACCGTGGCGCTCCTCGGCCGCTCCCGTCCGGTCGGCGTCTTCATCGCCGGGATCCTGTTCGGCGCCTTCAAGGCCGGCGGATTCTCGATGCAGGCGGCCGAGGGCGTCCCCATCGACATCGTGCTCGTCGTCCAGTCGCTCATCGTGCTCTTCATCGCCGCGCCGCCGCTCGTGCGCTCGGTGTTCCGCCTGCCCGACCCCGCGAAGCGTCGACGACCGACGACCCAGAAGAAGGCGGTGGCCTCATGACCGCGACCGAGATCAGCCAGGTGCCCGACTCGTCGCCGATCGTGCTCGAGAAGGCGCGCGTGCGCAGCTGGAAGTCGCCCGTCGCGCTGGGCGTCTTCACCCTGCTCGGCGCGATCCTCTTCATCGGGTTCTCCCGCGACGGTGTGAGCGGGTTCCGGCTGTCGACCGACTCCGACTTCATCCAGCTGCCCGACCTGTCGCTGCCGACTTTCGCCACCTGCCTCGTGCTCGTGCTCGTGGCCGCCGCGATCACGGGAGTGAGCGTCGGCTACACGCTGCGCTCGGCGAAGACGCCGCTCTGGCTCATCGCCGTGTTCGCGTTCCTGCTGCTCGTCGCCTTCCTCACCTGGGCGGCGGCGGGGGCCACCATCCCGGTGCCGGGCCTGCTCGTCGGCGCCCTGGGCCTCAGCGTCCCGCTCATCTTCGGAGCGCTCGGCGGCGTCATCTCCGAGCGGGTCGGCGTCGTCAACGTCGCCATCGAGGGCCAGCTGCTCGCCGGCGCGTTCACCTCCGCCGTCGTCGCGTCGATCACCCGCCAGCCGCTGCTCGGGCTCGTCGCCGCGATGGTCGCGGGCGTGCTCGTCTCGTTCGTGCTCGCCGCGTTCTCGATCAAGTACCTCGTCGACCAGGTCATCGTCGGTGTCGTGCTCAACGTGCTGGTCACCGGCCTCACGAGCTTCCTGTTCTCGCAGGTGCTCACGGCCGACCCGACGCTGCTCAACCAGCCGCCGCGCTTCGAGCGCATCGAGATCCCGTTGCTCAGTCAGATCCCGATCATCGGGCCGGCGCTGTTCCGGCAGACGATCATCGTCTACTTCGTCTACGTGGCGATCTTCGCCGTCTGGTACGCCCTGTTCCGCACCAAGTGGGGTCTGCGACTGCGCGCCGTCGGCGAGCACCCGCAGGCCGCCGACACCGTCGGCATCAAGGTCGCGGCGACCCGGTTCTGGAACGTGTCCCTCGCCGGTGCGATCGCCGGCTTCGGCGGCGCCTACTTCACGCTCGGTTCGGTCGGCTCGTTCAACAAGGAGATGACCGCGGGTGCGGGCTTCATCGCCCTCGCGGCGGTGATCTTCGGACGCTGGGATCCGATCCGCGCCACTCTCGCCGCCCTGCTGTTCGGGTTCGCGAGCAATCTGCAGAACGTGCTCAGCATCATCGGCTCGCCGGTCCCGAGCGAGTTCATGCTGATGCTGCCGTACATCGTGACCATCTTCGCGGTCGCGGGTCTCGTGGGACAGTCGCGAGGTCCGGCGGCGTCCGGCAAGCCGTACATCAAGTCGTAGGGGGCAGGTCCGTGGCAGACGAGATCGATTGGTCCGCGCTCCGCGAGGTCGCGGTCGAGGCGATGAAGAAGGCCTACGTGCCCTATTCGCACTTCCCGGTGGGAGTCGCCGCGATCGTCGACGACGGGCGGGTGATCAGCGGCGCGAACGTCGAGAACGCCTCGTACGGCGTCACGCTGTGCGCGGAATGCTCGCTCGTGTCGGCGCTGATCATGTCGGGCGGCGGCAAGCTGGTGGCGTTCACCTGCGTCGACGGCGACGGCGGCGCCCTGATGCCGTGCGGTCGCTGCCGCCAGCTGCTGTACGAGCACTCGGCCGACGGCATGCTGCTCGAGACGGTGAGCGGCATCCGCACGATCGACGAGGTGCTCCCCGACGCCTTCGGCCCCCGCACCCTCGCCGCCTACCAGTCCAGCCACTAACCCCCTCTACCCCCGCGAGCGCGGTGTGTTGCTGCGACCGCGGGTGTTTATACAGGCGCGCTCGCAGCAACACACCGCGCTCGCAGGGGTATCGAGCGGCGAACGGTTCGTCACTAGGGTGACGGCATGAGTCGTCGTCGTCTTCTCGTCCTCGTGAGCGCAGTCGGAGTTCTCGCTCTCGTCGGATGTTCGCCGTCCCCAGCGCCGGAGCCGACTGCCACCGTCACCGAAACGGCCACACCGTCGCCCTCGCCGACGCCGACGGCGAGCGCGTCGGTCGACCCGAACGCGCCGGCGAACCAGTGCCCGAACGACTCGCTCGAGGTCGCAGTCGTCGAGAGCGACGCGGGCGCCGGCAACCTCTTCTACCAGGTGACCTTCACCAACACCGGCTCGGCGCCGTGCGATCTGCGCGGCTTCCCGGGCGTCTCGGTCGTCGGGGACGGGAACGGCACTCAGCTCGGCGCAGCGGCGGCGGAGGCGACCGGCGGGCCGGAGGTCGAGACCTACACGATCGCGCCGGACGACAGCGTCGGTGCGGCACTGCAGGCCGTCAACATCGCGAGCGGCGGCGGGCCGCTGGGAGACGCCTGCGACGTCGTCACCGGTGATGGCTGGCGGATCTACCCGCCGCACTCCTTCGACGCCGTCTTCGTCGAGTCGGCGGGCCTGCCGGCCTGCGCGAACGTGGCGACCCCCTGGCTCACTGTCGGTCCGGTGTCGTCGCAGTAGCGCTCACTCGCCCACTTCGCCCTGTGTCCGGGCGCTCGGACGGGGCGAAGCGGGCGAGTCGGCATCAGGCGCGGTCGTGGAGGGTGACCTGGTAGCCGTCGGGATCCGCGAAGGTGAAGGTGCGTCCGAAGGGGCCGTCGATCGGGGCGGAGACGATCCGGTGGCCGTCCGCGGCGAGGGCGTCGTGGATGTCCTGCACGTCGGTCGCGTGCAGCCACACCGCGACACCGATGCCGGGTTGCGCGACGGAGGCCAGGTCGGTGCCGGGAATCAGGTCGCGGAGCGCGAAGGCGATCGGCGACGTCTCGAACACGACGGCGTGCGGCGGGCCCGCGGGGGAGCGGACGAGACCGAGGTACTTCTCGTAGAACGCCTGCGACGCAGCGAGGTCGCTCGCCTGGAGTGAGATGAAATCGGGGCCGGTAGCGGGCATGATCGCTTCTTCCTGTCGATGTCAGGTATCTGACACCCTCCACCATATGTCAGACTTCTGACATGCAGCAAGACGGTATCGACCTCGACACCTCGCTCGGCTACTTGCTGAAGGAGGCGTCGAGCGCCCTCCGCGCTGCGATGGAGGCGGTGCTGCGTCCTCTCGGCATGACCATCACGCACTACTCCTGCCTCGAGCTGCTCGCTCAGCGGCCCGGGCTGTCGAACTCCGAACTCGCCCGCGGCGCCTTCGTGACGCGGCAGTCGATGAACGTCCTGCTGCAGACGCTGGAGCAGGAGGGGCAGGTGGTCCGCCCCGCCGAGCAGCGCATGGGCAAGGTGCTTCCGACGCAGCTGACCGCGAGCGGTCGGCGCAGTCTGGAGAAGGCGACCGTCGCGGTCCGGTCGGTCGAGACCAGGATGCTGCGCGGGATGACGGCGGACGAGCAGGCGCATGCGCTAACAGCGCTCCGCAGCATGGTCCGCTCGCTGCGGGACGAGACGGGCGACGGTAGTCGGCAGTCCTAGGGTGGAGGGGTGACCGAAGCCTTCGACGCCGTCGACATCATCATCGCCAAGCGCGACAAGCGCGAGCTGACCACCGCCGAGATCGAGTGGCTGATCGACGCCTTCACTCGCGGCTTCGTCGTCGACGAGCAGATGTCGGCCTTCGCCATGGCCGTGCTGCTGAACGGGATGACGCGCTCCGAGATCCGCGACATGACGCTCGCGATGATCGCCAGCGGCGAGCGGATGAGCTTCGAGGGTCTCGGCAAGGTCACCACCGACAAGCACTCGACCGGCGGCGTCGGGGACAAGATCACCCTTCCGCTCGCGCCCCTCGTCGCCTCCTTCGGGGTCGCGGTACCGCAGCTCTCCGGCCGCGGTCTCGGCCACACCGGCGGCACTCTGGACAAGCTCGAATCGATCCCGGGATGGCGCGCCGACGTGTCGCCCTCCGACATGCGCCGCCAGCTCGCCGACATCGGCGCCGTGATCTGCGCGGCGGGGGCGGGTCTCGCTCCCGCCGACAAGAAGCTCTACGCGCTGCGCGACACGACAGGGACGGTCGAGGCGATTCCGCTCATCGCCTCGTCGATCATGTCCAAGAAGATCGCCGAGGGTACCGCCGCCCTGGTGCTCGACGTCAAGTTCGGCGAGGGGGCGTTCATGAAGGACCTCGACCGCGCCCGCGAGCTCGCCCGCACCATGGTCGACCTCGGCAACGACGCCGGCGTCGCGACGACCGCGCTGCTCACCGACATGAGCGTGCCGCTCGGACTCACGATCGGCAATGCGCTCGAGGTGCGGGAGTCGGTCGAGGTGCTCGCCGGCGGGGGGCCTGCCGACGTGGTCGAGCTGACCGTCGCCCTCGCGCGCGAGATGCTCGCCTCCGCGGGATTGCCCGACGCGGATCCAGCCGCGGCGCTCGCGGACGGGCGCGCGATGGACGTGTGGCGCCGGATGATCGCCGCGCAGGGCGGCGATCCGGAGGCCGAGCTGCCCGTCGCCGCGCATCAGCACACCGTGACCGCCGAGTCGGATGGAATCCTCACCCGTCAGCAGGCGCTGCCCTTCGGTATCGCAGCGTGGCGCCTCGGCGCGGGGCGCGCCCGCCAGGGCGACGCAGTGTCGGCCGGAGCCGGAGTCGAGCTGCACGCGAAGCCCGGCGACGCCGTCACCGCGGGGCAGCCGCTGTTCACCCTCCACGCCGACGACGAGAGCCGCATCGCGCGCGCACTCGACGCCGTGTCGGGAGCGTGGGAGATCGGCTCGGTCGCGCCGTCGCCGACACCGCTCATCGCCGAGACCATCCGCTGACCCTCTTCCGCCGGTGACCGGTTCGCCTAGATTGGGGACATGAGCGCGCACGAGCGGTATCTGATCGCCGGGGGTCGAGTGGACATCGCCGAGCTGCCGAAGGTGAGCCTCCACGATCACCTCGACGGCGGGCTGCGACCGCAGACGATCGTGGAGCTCGCCGACGAGGCGGGCATCGCCATCCCGGCACCGGACGCGGAGAGCCTCGAGGACTGGTTCGTCGAGTCCGCCGACTCGGGGTCGCTCGAGACGTATCTCGAGACCTTCGCCGTGACGACCGCGGTCATGCAGACCAAGCACAGCCTCTCGCGCGTGGCCCGCGAGTTCGTGACCGATCTCGCCGCCGACGGCGTCGTGTACGGCGAGATCCGGTGGGCGCCCGAGCAGCACCTCGAGCGGGGGCTCAGCCTCGACGAGGCGGTCGAAGCCGTGCAGGAGGGTATCGAGCACGGCATCGAGGACGCCCGCCGCGCGACGGGGCACGACATCCGCATCGGGCAGTTGATCTCGGCCATGCGTCAGGCCGACCGCGCCGTCGAGATCGCCGAGCTGGCGGTACGTCACCGCACGCGCGGGGTCGTCGGGTTCGACATCGCAGGGCCCGAAGACGGCTTCCCGCCGAGCCGTCTCGTCGACGCGTTCGACTTCCTCGCCGAGGAGTGGATGCCGGTCACGGTCCACGCCGGTGAGGCTGCCGGGCTCGACAGCATCCGCAGCGCCCTGCTCGACGGCCGGGCACTGCGCCTCGGCCACGGTGTGCGCATCGCCCTCGACGTGGACGTGGACGGCGCCGACGACGAGACCACGTTCGTGAGCCTCGGTCCGCTCGCGCAGTGGGTCAAGGACCGCGAGATCG from Herbiconiux sp. L3-i23 encodes:
- a CDS encoding ABC transporter ATP-binding protein, whose protein sequence is MKLELRGITKRFGSLTANDAISLTVEPGEIHALLGENGAGKSTLMNVLYGLYQADEGEILLDDVAQAFAGPGDAMNAGIGMVHQHFMLIPVFTVAENVSLGHEQTKAGGRLDLAAARAKVREISARFGFDIDPDALIEDLPVGVQQRVEIIKALSRDAKVLVFDEPTAVLTPQETDELIAIMRQLKAAGTSIVFISHKLREVREIADRVTVIRLGKVVGEASPSSTNAELASLMVGRNVELTVHKDPATPGDAALVVDDLSVIDPRGQIVVKGVSFEVRRGEILAIAGVQGNGQTELTEALLGLQPKVTGTISLDGIPITGLSVRKVLDAGVGFVPEDRKEDGLVAEFSIAENLMLDRSEGQPFVKAGALQLGYLNQFAQEKKGEFDIRAQSVETHVGRLSGGNQQKVVLARELSRELRLFVAAQPTRGLDVGSIEFVHTRIVETRDAGTPVIVVSTELDEVVALADRIAVMYRGTIVGIVPGDTPRDVLGLMMAGENPLEGTAA
- a CDS encoding ABC transporter permease, whose product is MSDDKSPRPGSTERVTTGQEQLPPVTSEAKLADAADDKREPFWNRILREITTGSVAISVLAVVLALLIGGILIAVTDEDVQSAAGYFFSRPTDMLSAIWDAVAGAYSALFQGSIYNFRRPGFADGIRPFTETLTFATPLIVAGLGVAMAFRVGLFNIGGRGQMLVAAAAAGYVAFAFDLPYGIHLIVAIGAGLLAGAIWGGLAGLLKARTGAHEVIVTIMLNYVAFYLISFLLRTPGALQAPGSNNPKTPPMKDTAIFPDLFAGYNLHAGFIFAIAATVFVWYLLDRSSLGFKFRAVGENPNAARVAGINVKNVYVWAMAISGALIGLAGVAQVLGTVTTGFSAGIDAGIGFDAITVALLGRSRPVGVFIAGILFGAFKAGGFSMQAAEGVPIDIVLVVQSLIVLFIAAPPLVRSVFRLPDPAKRRRPTTQKKAVAS
- a CDS encoding ABC transporter permease, whose amino-acid sequence is MTATEISQVPDSSPIVLEKARVRSWKSPVALGVFTLLGAILFIGFSRDGVSGFRLSTDSDFIQLPDLSLPTFATCLVLVLVAAAITGVSVGYTLRSAKTPLWLIAVFAFLLLVAFLTWAAAGATIPVPGLLVGALGLSVPLIFGALGGVISERVGVVNVAIEGQLLAGAFTSAVVASITRQPLLGLVAAMVAGVLVSFVLAAFSIKYLVDQVIVGVVLNVLVTGLTSFLFSQVLTADPTLLNQPPRFERIEIPLLSQIPIIGPALFRQTIIVYFVYVAIFAVWYALFRTKWGLRLRAVGEHPQAADTVGIKVAATRFWNVSLAGAIAGFGGAYFTLGSVGSFNKEMTAGAGFIALAAVIFGRWDPIRATLAALLFGFASNLQNVLSIIGSPVPSEFMLMLPYIVTIFAVAGLVGQSRGPAASGKPYIKS
- a CDS encoding cytidine deaminase produces the protein MADEIDWSALREVAVEAMKKAYVPYSHFPVGVAAIVDDGRVISGANVENASYGVTLCAECSLVSALIMSGGGKLVAFTCVDGDGGALMPCGRCRQLLYEHSADGMLLETVSGIRTIDEVLPDAFGPRTLAAYQSSH
- a CDS encoding DUF4232 domain-containing protein, producing MSRRRLLVLVSAVGVLALVGCSPSPAPEPTATVTETATPSPSPTPTASASVDPNAPANQCPNDSLEVAVVESDAGAGNLFYQVTFTNTGSAPCDLRGFPGVSVVGDGNGTQLGAAAAEATGGPEVETYTIAPDDSVGAALQAVNIASGGGPLGDACDVVTGDGWRIYPPHSFDAVFVESAGLPACANVATPWLTVGPVSSQ
- a CDS encoding VOC family protein, encoding MPATGPDFISLQASDLAASQAFYEKYLGLVRSPAGPPHAVVFETSPIAFALRDLIPGTDLASVAQPGIGVAVWLHATDVQDIHDALAADGHRIVSAPIDGPFGRTFTFADPDGYQVTLHDRA
- a CDS encoding MarR family winged helix-turn-helix transcriptional regulator yields the protein MQQDGIDLDTSLGYLLKEASSALRAAMEAVLRPLGMTITHYSCLELLAQRPGLSNSELARGAFVTRQSMNVLLQTLEQEGQVVRPAEQRMGKVLPTQLTASGRRSLEKATVAVRSVETRMLRGMTADEQAHALTALRSMVRSLRDETGDGSRQS